The sequence CGCCAACGGCTGGACCTGGATGGAGTCGTGGATCCGCGACGGCCGCTTCCACCCCGAGTACGTGCCGGGCGGCGTCGTCACCGGCCGCTGGGCGGCGAGCGGCGGGGGCGCGCTGCAGCTCCCGCGACAGATCCGGTCGGCCGTGCGCGCCGATCCCGGGTGGAGGCTCGTGGTCGCCGACGCGGCGCAGCTCGAGCCGCGCGTCCTTGCCGCCCTGGCGGAGGACCGCGCCATGGCGGACGCGGGCCGGGGCACCGACCTCTACCAGGGCCTCGTCGACGCCGGCGTCGTGGACACCCGTGCGCACGCCAAGGTCGCGATGCTCGGCGCCATGTACGGAGCGACCTCGGGGGAGAGCGGGCGGCTGATGCCGCGCCTCGTCCGCGCGTATCCCCGCGCCACGGGCTACGTCGAGCAGGCGGCGCGCGCGGGAGAGAGCGGCGGCGTGGTCAGCACGCGCCTGGGGCGGTCGTCCCCGCCTCCCGGTGACGCGTGGCGCGACGTGCAGCAGACCGGCCGCGCGGGCGAGGCCTCGGCCGCCGACGCGGCGCGGGCGCGCACCTCCGCGCGCGACCAGGGGCGCTTCACCCGCAACTTCGTCGTCCAGGGCAGCGCCGCCGAGTGGGCCCTCTGCTGGCTGGCCGGGCTGCGACGTCGGCTCGCCGCCATGGAGCGCCCCGGCTCGCGTCCGCACCTCGTGTTCTTCCTGCACGACGAGGTCATGGTCCATGCGCCCGACGACCGCGTCGACGAGGTCCGCGTCGCGGTCGCCGACGCCGCCGCGGAGGCCGGGCGCCTCCTCTTCGGCGACGCGCCCGTCGACTTCCCCGTCACGATCGCGGTGGTCGACGACTACGCCCAGGCGAAGTGACACGCACCCGGACATGACGACGCCCGGCCCCCTAGGGGGCCGGGCGTCGCGGTGCGTCGTGGGGGAGGATCAGCCGCCGGAGGCGACGTCGCCGTCGTGGTCGTCGCCCTCGCCCGTGTTGCTGCCCGAGCCGTCCGGGGTCGACCCGTCCGAGCCGCTCTCCGTCGTGACCGAGGACGAGGACTGCTCGACGTGCTCCTCGGTGTGCGTCGTCGTGCCGTCGTCGTCGGTCGAGGTGCTCTCGTGATCTGTGCTCATGGACCGACCGTACGCCCGCCGTGCTCTGCGGGGAACCCCGCCCGCCGTCGGGCACGCACCGCTGCCGCCGACTTGGCCGGGGCCGCGCCTCCGGCGAGGATGGGGGCATGACCGATCCCGCCGGCACCGCCGCGTCCGCCGCACCCGCTCCCACCGATCCCGCGGAGGTGCTCGCGGTCTACCGCTCCCGCCGCGAGCAGATGGTGGTCCTGCCCCAGGGCAACCTGGCGCTCGTCAACACGCAGTGGATCTCGCACGACGCCGACCCGCAGCCCGTGTACGGCATCCCGGGCACCTGGTCGCCCCTCGAGCCCGGGGTCTCCGGCCTGCGTGTCCGCGCGTCCGCCGCGGACGGCCTGCACGTCGACGGCGTCCTGGTCGACGGTGAAGCCGTCGTGCGCGGCCGCGACGACCCGCAGCCGTCGTCGGTCGTCGCCAGCGACACGGTGTCGGCGTTCGTCATCGCCAGCGAGGAGGGCACGTACGCGCTCCGGGTCTGGGACGCGCAGTCCGAGGCGATCCGCGACTTCGGCGGCATCGACGCCTTCCCCTACTCCGAGGAGTGGGTCGTGAAGGCGGACTTCACACCCATCGAGGGCGGGCGCGCGATGGGCTTCGAGCACCTCAAGGACGACGGCGCCACCAAGGACAAGATCGTGCCCGGCGAGATCACCTTCACGAAGGACGGGGTCGACTACTCGCTCGCCGCCTTCCGCGAGGGCCGCGCGCTCCTGCTGGTGTTCTCGGACGCGACGAGCGGCGAGTCCACCTACGGGGTCGGGCGGTTCCTCATGGTCGCGCCGTCGCCCGACGGCACCATCACGCTGGACTTCAACCGCGCCTACCTGCCGCCGTGCGCATTCAGCTACAACTTCAACTGCCCCATGCCGCCCAAGCAGAACCGCTTCGCGGTGCCCATCGAGGCAGGGGAGAAGAACGTGCTCGCCAAGGGCGGCGGGCTGCTGCACTAGGTCAGCCGCCGATCCCCTCCGGACGTCTGGACGGCCTCCCGCGCCGTGGTGCCTCCGCCAGCCCCGCGGGCCGATCTCCCGATGCGCGAGCCGCGCCGATGCGGCTCTCCGCGGCGTCGAGCCAGGCCAGCCGGGCGGCGACCTGCGCCTCCTGCGCCTCGAGGGCCAGCACCCGCGCCAGGTGCCCGCCGTCCTCGCGCGCCTCGAGGTCCTCGCGGTCCCGGGCGAGCGATCGGGCCTCCGCGCGCGAGCTCGCCCGCTGGATCCGCACCACCTCGCGCGCGTCGGCCTCGGGCAGCGAGAGCGCGAGCGTCACCTTGACCAGCAGCTCGTCGCGCGCCGCGACGCCGTCGACGCTCTCGGCGAGCCACGCGTCGACCGCGGACCGCCCCGCAGCCGTGATCGTGTACGGCACGTGCCCGGCATCGTCCGTAACGCCCTTGACCACGAGCCCGTCGCGCTCGAGCCGGTCGAGCGTGTTGTAGATCTGCCCGACGTTCAACGGCACCGAGGTCCCCGTCCGCCGCGCGAACTCGGTCCGCAGCTGGTAGCCGTAGCAGGTGCCCTCGGTGAGCACGGCCAGCAGCGCGTTTCGCACCGACATGCCGCCTTCGTCTCCCGGCCCCGGCGGGCCGACACCTGGAGCCTAGGCATTCCCGGCATGCACCCGGTGGGGACCCGCCGCGACCGCCGAAGCGCGGGGGAGCGGGACGCCCGGCGCGTCGTGGCGGCGATGTTGCCGATGCACAGGATCACCCGCCATGATGGGACCCGTCGGCGCTCGCGCCGGCCGCACCGGCAGGTGTGGAGCTCGTCCATCGCACGCAGATCGTTGGGGAAGACGCATCTGATCGGATGGAGGAGACCCATGGAAGCACCCGTCGCCAACTCAAGACCGGCTCGAGGAGTGCTCTACGTGCACTCCTCTCCTCGCGCGCTCTGCCCCCATGTCGAATGGGCAGCGGGTCGCGCCCTCGGTCACGCCGTGAACTTCACGTGGGACCCGCAGCCCGTCCTGAAGGGCGCCATGCGCGCGGAGTACTACTGGGAGGGGCCGGAGGGATCCGGTGCCGCCATCGCCAGCGGCCTGCGCGGCTGGGAGCACCTCCGCTACGAGGTCACCGAGGACGCCGGCCCGGGACGTGACGGCGGCCGGTGGATGCACACGCCCGACCTCGGCGTGTTCTTCGCCCAGACCGACACGGCCGGGAACACGGTCATCCCCGAGGACCGCATCCGCTACGCCCTCGACGTCGCGGGATCCAACACGCTGGAGCTGCACCGCGAGCTGCGGCTCGCCATGGGCCAGGCGTGGGACGACGAGCTCGAGGCGTTCCGCCACGCGAGCGACTTCAGCCCCGTCGTCTGGCTGCACAAGGTCGGCTGACCCGAGCGCTCCGGCGCGCGCCTCCTCCTCCCGCGGCGTGCACGACGAGGGGCCCCGACCATCCGGTCGGGGCCCCTCGTCGTGCGCCTGCCGCTAGACGCTGCGGAACGCGATGACCGCGTTGTGCCCGCCGAACCCGAACGAGTTGCTGATCGCCAGCAGGTCGCCGTCGCCGAGCGGGCGGGGCGACGTGACGACGTCGAGCGGGATGTCCGGGTCCTGCTCCGTGAGGTTGATCGTCGGGGGAGCGGTGCGCTCCGCCAGCGCCTTCACGGTGAAGACGGCCTCGATCGCGCCCGCACCACCGAGCAGGTGGCCGGTCGACGCCTTCGTGGCGCTCACGGGGATGCCGTGGACCGCGTCGCCGAACACGCGCTCGAGCGCCTTGTACTCGGCGATGTCGCCGACCGGGGTGCTCGTCGCGTGGACGTTGATGTGCGAGACGTCGGACCGCGAGTAGCCCGCGCCCTCGATGCTCTGGATCATGGCGCGCGCGGCGGCCGTGCCCTCGGGGTCCGGGGCGGTGATGTGGAACGCGTCGCTGGTGACCGCACCGCCGACGAGCTCGGCGTAGATGCGGGCGCCGCGGGCCTTCGCGTGCTCCTCGGTC is a genomic window of Clavibacter capsici containing:
- a CDS encoding bifunctional 3'-5' exonuclease/DNA polymerase, with protein sequence MHILVARTPAGVRLVDLDAGGAVSRVQDVASKEWPAVAAARERVTPSPRWVWDDTAVWARPLLAAGVRVARCHDLRLCHAILRLSTAAADSALARGPLGPWDRPAPVERDRTAGATLFDDLDAPEGRSPDELVAEFRLQLEAVAGSAAPGRLRLLLAAESAGALVAAEMSADGLPWDTAVHDALLVDLLGGRPAHGGAPPALVALAARIREILRAPELNVDSPPDVLRALRRAGIDATSTRQWELQEIDHPVIAPLLEHKKLSRLLTANGWTWMESWIRDGRFHPEYVPGGVVTGRWAASGGGALQLPRQIRSAVRADPGWRLVVADAAQLEPRVLAALAEDRAMADAGRGTDLYQGLVDAGVVDTRAHAKVAMLGAMYGATSGESGRLMPRLVRAYPRATGYVEQAARAGESGGVVSTRLGRSSPPPGDAWRDVQQTGRAGEASAADAARARTSARDQGRFTRNFVVQGSAAEWALCWLAGLRRRLAAMERPGSRPHLVFFLHDEVMVHAPDDRVDEVRVAVADAAAEAGRLLFGDAPVDFPVTIAVVDDYAQAK
- a CDS encoding DUF1684 domain-containing protein; protein product: MTDPAGTAASAAPAPTDPAEVLAVYRSRREQMVVLPQGNLALVNTQWISHDADPQPVYGIPGTWSPLEPGVSGLRVRASAADGLHVDGVLVDGEAVVRGRDDPQPSSVVASDTVSAFVIASEEGTYALRVWDAQSEAIRDFGGIDAFPYSEEWVVKADFTPIEGGRAMGFEHLKDDGATKDKIVPGEITFTKDGVDYSLAAFREGRALLLVFSDATSGESTYGVGRFLMVAPSPDGTITLDFNRAYLPPCAFSYNFNCPMPPKQNRFAVPIEAGEKNVLAKGGGLLH
- a CDS encoding PadR family transcriptional regulator translates to MSVRNALLAVLTEGTCYGYQLRTEFARRTGTSVPLNVGQIYNTLDRLERDGLVVKGVTDDAGHVPYTITAAGRSAVDAWLAESVDGVAARDELLVKVTLALSLPEADAREVVRIQRASSRAEARSLARDREDLEAREDGGHLARVLALEAQEAQVAARLAWLDAAESRIGAARASGDRPAGLAEAPRRGRPSRRPEGIGG
- a CDS encoding DUF3145 domain-containing protein; the protein is MEAPVANSRPARGVLYVHSSPRALCPHVEWAAGRALGHAVNFTWDPQPVLKGAMRAEYYWEGPEGSGAAIASGLRGWEHLRYEVTEDAGPGRDGGRWMHTPDLGVFFAQTDTAGNTVIPEDRIRYALDVAGSNTLELHRELRLAMGQAWDDELEAFRHASDFSPVVWLHKVG